The Mycolicibacterium doricum genome includes a region encoding these proteins:
- a CDS encoding RNA-guided endonuclease InsQ/TnpB family protein, with translation MVTGRRFRVEFTDAQAVFAEQIGAVCRAVWNTGLEQRGEYRRRGAWMNYGPQAKELAEAKTEHSWLRDVPGHCLQQTLMDLDKACREHGTFRVHWRSGRRWAPSFRFPEGNKMVVEKLSCKHARVKLPKLGWVKFRASRSLQGETVCSATLSRGGAHWFVSLLVDDGIAAPAEHAAPGTAVGVDRGVVVATSDGELADREFVTTGERRRLVALQRRLSRAAKGSANRTKTRRALAKLRATERHRRQDFCVQTAHRLAQSNAVVVLEDLKTRNMTRRAARVEDPGNAGAFLPNGASSKSGLNRAVLGKGWYRFEQALMSVSRYTGTQVIKVPAAFTSQRCPVCGHVDPKSRESQAVFRCTNCPHGPVHADVNAAKNVKNVLAAGLAVTACRETTAPAGVAVTSTQEPAGNREELLLQPV, from the coding sequence GTGGTGACGGGGCGGCGGTTTCGGGTGGAGTTCACCGACGCGCAGGCGGTGTTCGCCGAGCAGATCGGGGCAGTGTGTCGGGCGGTGTGGAACACCGGGTTGGAGCAGCGCGGTGAATACCGCCGGCGCGGGGCGTGGATGAACTACGGGCCCCAGGCCAAAGAGTTGGCCGAAGCCAAGACGGAGCATTCGTGGCTCAGAGACGTTCCGGGGCACTGCCTGCAGCAGACACTGATGGATCTGGATAAGGCGTGCCGTGAGCACGGGACGTTTCGGGTGCATTGGCGTTCGGGTCGGCGGTGGGCGCCGTCGTTCCGGTTCCCCGAGGGCAACAAGATGGTGGTGGAGAAGCTCAGCTGCAAACATGCGCGGGTGAAGCTGCCCAAGCTTGGGTGGGTGAAATTCCGGGCGTCACGCAGCCTGCAGGGGGAAACCGTCTGCTCGGCCACCCTGTCGCGGGGCGGTGCGCACTGGTTCGTGTCGTTGCTCGTCGACGACGGGATCGCGGCCCCGGCAGAGCACGCCGCCCCGGGGACCGCGGTGGGGGTGGATCGTGGTGTGGTGGTGGCCACCAGCGACGGTGAGCTGGCTGACCGGGAGTTCGTCACGACCGGTGAACGCCGCCGCCTGGTAGCGCTGCAACGCAGGCTGTCCCGCGCGGCCAAGGGGTCGGCAAACCGCACCAAGACCCGGCGGGCTCTGGCGAAGTTGCGGGCCACTGAGCGGCACCGCCGCCAGGATTTCTGCGTCCAGACCGCGCACCGCCTGGCCCAGTCGAACGCAGTCGTGGTGCTCGAAGATCTCAAGACCCGCAACATGACGCGCCGTGCTGCTCGGGTCGAAGATCCCGGCAACGCCGGGGCGTTCCTGCCGAACGGCGCGTCGAGTAAATCAGGTTTGAATCGGGCTGTACTGGGGAAAGGATGGTATCGGTTCGAGCAAGCGTTGATGTCTGTGTCGCGTTATACCGGGACACAGGTGATCAAGGTTCCGGCGGCCTTCACGTCGCAACGGTGTCCGGTGTGTGGGCATGTTGACCCGAAGTCCCGTGAGAGCCAAGCGGTGTTTCGGTGCACAAACTGCCCGCACGGGCCCGTACACGCTGATGTGAACGCCGCCAAGAATGTCAAGAATGTATTGGCCGCAGGGCTTGCGGTCACCGCCTGCCGAGAAACCACAGCGCCTGCGGGTGTTGCGGTGACGTCGACGCAGGAACCAGCAGGAAACCGCGAGGAATTACTGCTCCAACCCGTCTAA
- the pyrF gene encoding orotidine-5'-phosphate decarboxylase, which produces MRSFGRRLAEAVSERGPLCPGIDPHPELLTSWGLPVGADGLRRFCDICVSAFAGLAIVKPQVAFFEAYGAAGYAVLEHTMAALRSEGVLVLADAKRGDIGSTMAAYARAWAGESPLAADAVTASPYLGFGALQPLLDAAARHGSGVFVLAATSNPEGAGVQRARIEGRTVAQSVVDAAAAVNRVAEGPGSVGVVVGATVTAPPDVSALGGPVLVPGVGAQGGRPEALAGLGRARPGQLLPTVSREVLRVGPDVAALRDAAERMRDAVAYLA; this is translated from the coding sequence GTGCGCAGCTTCGGGCGCCGGCTCGCCGAGGCGGTGTCCGAACGGGGTCCGCTGTGCCCGGGCATCGACCCGCACCCGGAGCTGCTGACGTCGTGGGGTCTACCGGTCGGCGCCGACGGTCTGCGCCGGTTCTGTGATATCTGCGTGAGCGCGTTCGCGGGCCTCGCGATCGTCAAACCACAGGTGGCCTTTTTCGAGGCGTACGGCGCCGCGGGGTACGCGGTGCTCGAACACACCATGGCCGCCCTGCGCTCGGAAGGCGTGCTGGTGCTGGCCGACGCCAAACGCGGTGACATCGGGTCCACAATGGCCGCTTACGCCCGGGCGTGGGCGGGGGAGTCGCCATTGGCCGCCGACGCGGTGACCGCGTCGCCGTATCTAGGCTTTGGCGCGTTGCAGCCGCTGCTCGACGCCGCCGCGCGGCACGGGTCGGGTGTGTTCGTGCTCGCCGCCACGTCGAACCCCGAAGGCGCCGGCGTACAGCGCGCCCGGATCGAGGGCCGCACCGTGGCGCAGTCGGTCGTGGACGCGGCGGCGGCGGTGAACCGCGTCGCCGAAGGGCCCGGGTCGGTCGGCGTGGTCGTCGGCGCCACGGTGACCGCACCGCCCGATGTCAGCGCTCTGGGGGGTCCGGTGTTGGTGCCGGGCGTCGGCGCGCAGGGCGGCCGCCCGGAGGCGCTCGCCGGCCTTGGGCGGGCCCGTCCGGGCCAGCTGCTGCCGACCGTGTCGCGGGAGGTGCTGCGCGTCGGGCCGGACGTCGCCGCGTTGCGCGACGCGGCGGAGCGGATGCGCGACGCGGTGGCGTACCTGGCCTGA
- the gmk gene encoding guanylate kinase, whose product MNTGRGVGRVVVLSGPSAVGKSTVVRCLRERIPDLYFSVSATTRAPRPGEVDGVDYSFVTTEAFQQLIDDDALLEWAEIHGGLHRSGTPAQPVREATAAGRPVLIEVDLAGARAVKAAMPEALSVFLAPPSWEVLERRLVGRGTETPEVMSRRLATARTELAAQSDFDVAVVNSQLESACSELVTLLVGHPSAGTNPA is encoded by the coding sequence TTGAACACCGGCCGAGGGGTCGGACGGGTTGTAGTCCTGTCCGGCCCCTCCGCTGTCGGGAAGTCCACCGTCGTCCGGTGTCTGCGGGAGCGGATTCCCGACCTCTACTTCAGCGTCTCCGCCACCACGCGGGCCCCGCGGCCCGGCGAGGTGGACGGCGTCGACTATTCATTCGTCACCACCGAGGCGTTCCAGCAGCTCATCGACGACGACGCCCTGCTGGAGTGGGCGGAGATCCACGGCGGCCTGCACCGCTCCGGCACCCCGGCTCAGCCAGTGCGCGAGGCCACCGCGGCGGGCCGTCCGGTACTGATCGAGGTCGATCTGGCCGGCGCCCGAGCCGTCAAGGCCGCCATGCCGGAGGCCCTCTCGGTGTTCCTCGCCCCGCCCAGCTGGGAGGTCCTGGAGCGCCGGCTTGTCGGGCGTGGCACTGAAACCCCGGAGGTGATGAGCCGGCGGCTGGCCACGGCACGCACCGAGTTGGCCGCCCAGAGCGACTTCGATGTGGCGGTCGTGAACAGCCAGTTGGAATCTGCCTGCTCAGAATTGGTAACCTTGCTGGTGGGCCACCCGTCGGCCGGCACGAATCCGGCCTGA
- the rpoZ gene encoding DNA-directed RNA polymerase subunit omega codes for MSTPHADAQLTAVDDLTIDAAAAGAYDTPLGITNPPIDELLDRVSSKYALVIYAAKRARQINDYYNQLGDGILEYVGPLVEPGLQEKPLSIALREIHEDLLEHTEGE; via the coding sequence GTGAGCACCCCGCACGCCGACGCGCAGTTGACCGCCGTGGATGACCTGACCATCGACGCGGCCGCCGCCGGCGCCTACGACACACCCCTGGGCATCACCAACCCGCCCATCGACGAATTGCTGGACCGCGTGTCGAGCAAGTACGCGCTGGTCATCTACGCCGCCAAGCGCGCCCGCCAGATCAACGACTACTACAACCAGCTCGGTGACGGCATCCTGGAGTACGTCGGTCCGCTGGTCGAGCCCGGCCTTCAGGAGAAGCCGCTGTCGATCGCCCTCCGGGAGATCCACGAGGACCTGCTCGAGCACACCGAGGGCGAGTAG
- the metK gene encoding methionine adenosyltransferase, producing MSKGRLFTSESVTEGHPDKICDAISDSVLDSLLAQDPRSRVAVETLVTTGQVHVVGEVTTSAKEAFADITNTVRHRILEVGYDSSDKGFDGATCGVNIGIGAQSPDIAQGVDTAHETRVEGAGDPLDLQGAGDQGLMFGYAIKDTPELMPLPIALAHRLARRLTEVRKNGVLGYLRPDGKTQVTVQYDGVRPVRLDTIVLSTQHAEGIDLEGTLTPDIREKVVNTVLSDLNHDTMDTSDFRLLVNPTGKFVLGGPMGDAGLTGRKIIVDTYGGWARHGGGAFSGKDPSKVDRSAAYAMRWVAKNVVAAGLADRVEVQVAYAIGKAAPVGLFVETFGTEAVDPVKIEKAITDVFDLRPGAIVRDLDLLRPIYAPTAAYGHFGRTDVDLPWERTDKADALKTAI from the coding sequence GTGAGTAAAGGTCGGCTGTTTACCAGTGAGTCGGTCACCGAGGGTCACCCCGACAAGATCTGTGACGCCATCAGCGACTCGGTCCTCGACTCGCTGCTCGCACAGGATCCGCGGTCACGTGTGGCTGTGGAGACCCTCGTCACCACCGGCCAGGTGCACGTCGTCGGCGAGGTGACCACCTCGGCGAAAGAGGCGTTCGCCGACATCACCAACACCGTGCGACACCGCATCCTCGAGGTGGGCTACGACTCTTCGGACAAGGGCTTCGACGGCGCGACCTGCGGTGTCAACATCGGCATCGGCGCGCAGTCGCCCGACATCGCCCAAGGTGTCGACACCGCTCACGAGACCCGCGTCGAGGGTGCCGGTGACCCGCTGGACCTGCAGGGCGCAGGCGACCAGGGCCTGATGTTCGGCTACGCCATCAAGGACACGCCGGAGTTGATGCCGCTGCCGATCGCGCTGGCACACCGCTTGGCCCGCCGGCTGACCGAGGTCCGCAAGAACGGGGTCCTCGGTTACCTGCGGCCCGACGGCAAGACGCAGGTCACCGTGCAGTACGACGGCGTCCGGCCGGTGCGGCTCGACACCATTGTGCTGTCCACACAGCATGCCGAGGGCATCGACCTCGAGGGCACTCTCACCCCGGACATCCGGGAGAAGGTCGTCAACACGGTGCTGTCGGACCTCAACCACGACACCATGGACACCTCTGACTTCCGGCTGCTGGTCAACCCCACCGGCAAGTTCGTGCTCGGCGGCCCGATGGGTGACGCCGGGCTGACCGGTCGCAAGATCATCGTCGACACCTACGGCGGCTGGGCCCGCCACGGCGGCGGCGCGTTCTCCGGCAAGGATCCGTCCAAGGTGGACCGCTCGGCCGCGTACGCGATGCGCTGGGTGGCCAAGAACGTCGTCGCCGCGGGCCTCGCCGACCGCGTGGAGGTCCAGGTCGCCTACGCCATCGGCAAGGCCGCTCCGGTGGGACTGTTCGTCGAGACCTTCGGCACCGAGGCCGTCGACCCGGTCAAGATCGAGAAGGCCATCACCGACGTGTTCGACCTGCGCCCCGGCGCGATCGTGCGGGACCTGGACCTGCTGCGCCCGATCTACGCGCCGACCGCCGCGTACGGCCACTTCGGCCGCACCGACGTCGATCTGCCGTGGGAGCGCACCGACAAGGCCGACGCGCTCAAGACGGCGATCTAG
- the coaBC gene encoding bifunctional phosphopantothenoylcysteine decarboxylase/phosphopantothenate--cysteine ligase CoaBC, which yields MDRKRIIVGVAGGIAAYKACTVVRQLTEAGHDVRVLPTESALRFVGAATFEALSGHPVHTGVWDDVHEVPHVRIGQEADLVVVAPATADLLARAVAGRADDLLTATLLTARCPVMFAPAMHTEMWFHPATVDNVATLRRRGAVVLEPASGRLTGADSGAGRLPEAEEISTLAHLLLVRGDALPYDLAGVRALVTAGGTREPIDPVRFIGNRSSGKQGYAMARVMAQRGADVTLIAGNTAGLVDPAGVEVVHIGSAAQLRDAVSKHAPGAHVLVMAAAVADFRPAHAATSKIKKSSDPNEDAPTIDLTRTDDILAGAVRARADGQLPNMRAIVGFAAETGDANGDVLFHARAKLRHKGSDLLVVNAVGENRAFEVDNNDGWLLAADGTETALEHGTKTLMASRIVDAIVAFLHNSTG from the coding sequence GTGGACCGCAAGCGGATCATCGTCGGCGTGGCCGGAGGCATCGCCGCGTACAAGGCGTGCACGGTGGTTCGCCAGCTGACCGAAGCCGGTCACGACGTCCGCGTCCTGCCCACCGAATCGGCGCTGAGGTTCGTCGGCGCCGCGACTTTCGAGGCCCTCTCCGGCCATCCGGTCCACACCGGCGTCTGGGATGACGTCCACGAGGTGCCGCACGTGCGCATCGGGCAGGAAGCCGATCTGGTGGTCGTCGCGCCGGCCACCGCAGACCTGCTCGCACGTGCGGTCGCCGGCCGGGCCGACGATCTGCTGACCGCCACGCTGCTGACCGCCCGGTGCCCGGTGATGTTCGCCCCGGCGATGCACACCGAGATGTGGTTCCACCCCGCGACCGTCGACAACGTCGCGACGTTGCGCCGCCGCGGCGCGGTGGTCCTCGAACCGGCGTCCGGGCGGCTCACCGGCGCCGACAGCGGCGCGGGCCGGCTGCCCGAGGCGGAGGAGATCTCCACCCTGGCCCACCTGCTGCTGGTGCGCGGTGACGCGTTACCCTACGACCTAGCCGGGGTCAGGGCCCTGGTGACCGCCGGAGGCACCCGCGAACCGATCGACCCGGTGCGGTTCATCGGCAACCGCAGTTCCGGTAAGCAGGGCTACGCGATGGCGCGGGTGATGGCCCAGCGTGGCGCCGACGTCACGCTGATCGCCGGGAACACCGCGGGTCTAGTGGACCCGGCCGGTGTCGAGGTGGTGCACATCGGGTCCGCCGCCCAACTGCGCGACGCGGTGTCCAAGCACGCTCCGGGCGCCCACGTCCTGGTGATGGCGGCCGCGGTCGCCGATTTCCGCCCCGCGCACGCGGCGACCAGCAAGATCAAGAAGTCCAGCGATCCCAATGAGGACGCGCCGACCATCGACCTCACGCGCACCGACGACATCCTCGCCGGCGCGGTCCGGGCGCGCGCCGACGGGCAGCTGCCCAACATGCGGGCGATCGTCGGGTTCGCGGCCGAGACCGGCGACGCCAACGGTGACGTGTTGTTCCACGCCCGCGCCAAGTTGCGGCACAAGGGCTCCGACCTCCTGGTCGTCAACGCGGTGGGGGAGAACCGGGCATTCGAGGTCGACAACAACGACGGGTGGCTGCTGGCGGCCGACGGAACCGAGACCGCGCTGGAGCACGGGACGAAGACTCTCATGGCCAGCCGTATCGTTGACGCGATCGTCGCGTTCCTGCACAACAGCACCGGGTGA
- the mihF gene encoding integration host factor, actinobacterial type, translated as MALPQLTDEQRAAALEKAAAARRARAELKDRLKRGGTNLKQVLKDAETDEVLGKMKVSALLEALPKVGKVKAQEIMTELEIAPTRRLRGLGDRQRKALLDKFDQS; from the coding sequence GTGGCCCTTCCCCAGTTGACCGACGAACAGCGCGCGGCAGCGTTGGAGAAGGCTGCTGCCGCACGTCGAGCCCGTGCCGAGCTCAAGGATCGGCTCAAGCGCGGCGGCACCAACCTCAAGCAGGTGCTCAAGGATGCCGAGACCGACGAGGTCTTGGGCAAGATGAAGGTCTCCGCGCTGCTGGAGGCGTTGCCGAAGGTCGGCAAGGTCAAGGCGCAGGAGATCATGACCGAACTCGAGATCGCCCCGACCCGCCGGCTGCGCGGTCTCGGCGACCGTCAGCGCAAGGCTTTGCTCGACAAGTTCGATCAGTCCTAG